One Mobula hypostoma chromosome 5, sMobHyp1.1, whole genome shotgun sequence DNA segment encodes these proteins:
- the LOC134346434 gene encoding E3 ubiquitin-protein ligase TRIM69-like has product MASKEQVESLAEYLNCPFCNEFFDQLVILDCDHNFCQACIQLHWEGDESNPCPQCGFAVIESGLRANRALGHLVDTTRNLILPRARKEHSPGPLLFGRPRKAEPKLYSKEHHEQLKLFCETNRELICAMCLDGRTGGNHRQHDFMRQEAVEKYKDKLKSTLDLLRQKMTVLETKLKRKERFTEIRGEATSLRCIISPEFAKMHQFLHRKEKGLIRELKKHEENTSETMEKNSDKFQETLESARQKLTRLHSKVNQREIVNFLEEEAS; this is encoded by the exons ATGGCATCCAAGGAGCAGGTGGAGAGCTTGGCCGAATATTTGAACTGTCCCTTCTGCAATGAGTTTTTCGACCAGCTCGTTATTCTGGACTGTGACCACAACTTCTGTCAAGCATGCATTCAATTGCACTGGGAGGGAGACGAAAGCAACCCCTGCCCCCAATGTGGGTTTGCCGTCATCGAGAGCGGTCTGCGAGCCAACCGTGCGCTCGGCCATCTGGTGGACACTACGCGCAATCTCATCCTTCCTCGGGCCAGGAAGGAGCACTCGCCGGGTCCGCTACTGTTCGGACGACCGAGAAAAGCGGAGCCCAAGCTGTACTCTAAGGAGCACCATGAGCAACTGAAACTCTTCTGCGAGACGAACAGGGAGCTGATCTGTGCGATGTGTCTGGACGGCAGGACAGGCGGCAACCACAGGCAACATGACTTCATGCGCCAAGAGGCGGTCGAAAAGTACAAG gATAAACTGAAGTCTACTTTGGATTTGTTGAGGCAGAAGATGACGGTCCTGGAAACCAAGCTGAAGAGGAAGGAGCGTTTTACCGAAATCAGG GGGGAGGCTACCAGTCTGAGGTGTATCATCTCTCCCGAGTTCGCAAAAATGCACCAGTTCCTCCATAGAAAGGAGAAGGGTTTAATTCGGGAACTGAAGAAACACGAGGAAAACACTTCCGAGACGATGGAGAAGAACTCCGACAAGTTCCAGGAGACCCTGGAGTCTGCTCGTCAAAAGCTAACAAGGCTGCATTCGAAAGTGAACCAGAGGGAGATAGTCAACTTCCTGGAG GAAGAAGCTTCCTAA